The Candidatus Acidiferrales bacterium DNA segment GCTCCTGTAGTAGAAAAACCCAATGAGGATTCCCAGGAGGGAAAGTGAAATCAGGTTGATCGGCTGCATGTGATAAAGTCCGAATATTATTCCCGCAATAAAGACGCTCTTCATTCCCATCGTGCGCTCCAGCGTTCGCTGGAAATACCCTCGAAAGAGCGTCTCTTCGCAAATTGCAGGTGTGACGCACACAACGACGATCAGCCAAACGAACTCTCCTGTCGTGTATGATGTAAAAATTTGCGCGTCGATCTGTGCCAGGAAGTCCGGGAAGTTCAGCTGCTTCAATATGAATTCACCTATGAAACTGCTGACCGGTATAAATAGAATTGTGGTAATTACGGCGAGGAGTATCTCGCCAACCGGCACCCGGGTGAGCCTTATGTAAGAAAAGATTTTTTTCGTGTGCCAGTGCTTTATGAGCCAGATAGTCGGACCAAGCATGAAGACGAATTCACATATCATGACCGACAATCGAATCGGATTTTTTGTCGCCATGATCGTATCCTTCATTTCCTCCAGGAACGATCCGCCTTTATAATTCATTCCTCTGGAAAAGACCGCGATCGCAGCAACTATGTTCAGACCGTAGTAATAAATGATGCCGACGATAATCAGTCCGAGGATAGCTGCTGTGGTAAGACTCTTATTTGGCCGTTCCCACGAGCCGTCATACCCCTCGCTGATCATTTCCGGGACTTGAATATTCTCCGTCACGAATTCTTTCTACTGAATAATTTCCGGCGGAGTGTTTTGAATATCGATCGGCGGCGGTGCCTGCATGCCGGGGAGATCATGCTTCCTGGCACGCAGGTCGAAATACATGACCACGGTGAACACAGGCGTGACGAGGAGCGAAAATAAGGAACTGATGCCGATAGCGATTCCGACTCCTGGTCCTAATGACTTCATAGCCTGGTGGATTATCTGCGGATCAGGTTCACCCCCGGAGTTGCCGATCGCCGTGAAGATTCCTCTATAGAAGCTCCAC contains these protein-coding regions:
- a CDS encoding CPBP family intramembrane glutamic endopeptidase, translating into MTENIQVPEMISEGYDGSWERPNKSLTTAAILGLIIVGIIYYYGLNIVAAIAVFSRGMNYKGGSFLEEMKDTIMATKNPIRLSVMICEFVFMLGPTIWLIKHWHTKKIFSYIRLTRVPVGEILLAVITTILFIPVSSFIGEFILKQLNFPDFLAQIDAQIFTSYTTGEFVWLIVVVCVTPAICEETLFRGYFQRTLERTMGMKSVFIAGIIFGLYHMQPINLISLSLLGILIGFFYYRSKSILPGMAAHFTNNLLAVLSLYKMPDGHPVVAFLSGETPFLGFIASILLSGVFVIVYRQATKKNSVVKELAAETGQ